One window of Leptotrichia sp. oral taxon 498 genomic DNA carries:
- a CDS encoding NAD(P)H-dependent flavin oxidoreductase has translation MKKNRITEILGIKYPIIQGPMAWLTDAKLVAAVSNAGGLGILGPSAGQTTMTPSPQETMERMREEIRKTRELTDKPFGVVIIVDVDMKFTNPLLDMIIEEKVPVALVNGVAGMDFESTFKRLKNAGIKIVFRGEPTVENARTIEKLGADVFVATGFDEGGMLPGGQIGTFSIVPLIVDSVKNIPVMAAGGISDIRGVRAAFALGAEGVFLGTRFLATEEARTAQNVKELMLKTTAEDLHIFRTLPHFYRSIPTKLSAELVEMDKNGATREELFLKQGGGKNMKLGMLDGDENGYISVGLGVSFIKEIKSVKEVVNELMADFID, from the coding sequence ATGAAAAAAAATAGAATAACAGAAATTTTAGGAATCAAATATCCGATAATACAAGGACCAATGGCATGGCTAACAGATGCAAAACTAGTAGCAGCCGTTAGTAATGCCGGTGGACTAGGAATTTTAGGACCTAGTGCAGGTCAAACAACAATGACGCCTTCTCCACAGGAAACAATGGAAAGAATGAGGGAAGAAATTAGAAAAACAAGAGAATTAACTGACAAACCTTTTGGTGTTGTAATAATAGTAGATGTAGATATGAAATTTACAAATCCTCTTTTAGATATGATAATTGAAGAAAAAGTTCCAGTTGCACTTGTAAACGGAGTCGCAGGAATGGATTTTGAAAGTACATTTAAAAGATTAAAAAATGCTGGGATTAAAATAGTCTTTAGAGGGGAACCAACTGTTGAAAATGCTAGAACTATAGAAAAATTAGGAGCAGATGTATTTGTTGCAACAGGATTTGATGAAGGAGGAATGCTTCCAGGAGGGCAGATAGGAACTTTTTCAATAGTACCTTTAATAGTAGATTCTGTAAAAAATATTCCTGTTATGGCTGCTGGAGGAATTTCTGATATACGTGGTGTCAGAGCTGCATTTGCACTTGGAGCTGAAGGAGTATTTCTTGGAACAAGATTTTTAGCTACAGAAGAAGCAAGAACAGCGCAGAATGTAAAAGAACTGATGCTAAAAACAACCGCTGAAGATTTACATATTTTTAGAACATTGCCCCACTTTTACAGATCTATTCCTACAAAACTATCGGCAGAATTAGTTGAAATGGATAAAAACGGTGCTACAAGAGAAGAACTGTTCTTAAAACAGGGTGGAGGAAAAAATATGAAACTCGGAATGCTTGATGGGGATGAAAATGGATACATTTCGGTTGGTTTAGGAGTAAGTTTTATTAAGGAAATTAAATCTGTTAAAGAAGTTGTAAACGAGTTAATGGCTGATTTTATTGATTAA
- a CDS encoding MATE family efflux transporter, with amino-acid sequence MKKFNFSVDLINDNILKSLLIFSIPILVSNIFQQLYNMADIAIVGHTLGDNSLAAIGASAAIFELIFGFALGIGNGLSMVTARNYGANNKNLLKKSVAGSIVIGIWITVGVMILSRFILMPLLKILHTPENIIKEAFEYINIITMFIGVTFSYNLSSGLLRAIGNSFMSLVFLVIASILNIFLDIYFITSLKMGIGGAAVATVIAQAISVILSIIYIYVKEPILIPRKKHFRFDKKLYKELLGQGLSMGFMIAIVLMGTLILQYAINGFGYLIIAGHTSARKLMGFCNIPLTTIALALATFVSQNKGANKVDRIRKGVFYANMIDIIFAIGITIFVYLFSKNMIHLMSGSNSEVVLYNGSTYLKIASPFFTILGVLFNLRYALQALGEKVIPLVSSIIEFFGKIIFVIFIVPKLGYFGVMICEPLIWIVMTGQLAWAFYGNGYIRKMK; translated from the coding sequence ATGAAAAAATTTAATTTTTCGGTTGATTTGATAAATGATAATATTTTGAAGTCGCTTCTGATTTTTTCGATACCGATACTTGTGTCGAATATTTTTCAGCAGCTTTACAATATGGCGGATATTGCTATTGTGGGGCATACTTTGGGAGATAACTCGCTTGCGGCTATTGGGGCTTCGGCTGCTATTTTTGAACTAATCTTTGGATTTGCGTTAGGAATTGGAAATGGGCTTAGTATGGTTACAGCTAGAAATTATGGGGCGAATAATAAGAATCTTTTGAAAAAGTCTGTAGCTGGTTCAATTGTTATTGGAATTTGGATTACTGTGGGAGTAATGATTTTATCACGGTTTATTCTTATGCCACTGCTAAAAATTTTGCATACGCCTGAAAATATTATAAAAGAAGCATTTGAATATATAAACATAATAACAATGTTTATTGGCGTAACTTTTTCCTACAACCTGTCGTCAGGACTTTTACGTGCAATCGGAAATAGCTTTATGTCGCTCGTATTTTTGGTAATTGCCTCAATTTTAAATATTTTTCTTGATATTTATTTTATAACTTCCCTTAAAATGGGAATTGGAGGAGCTGCGGTTGCAACAGTTATTGCACAGGCAATTTCAGTTATCTTAAGTATTATCTACATTTACGTAAAAGAGCCAATTTTAATACCTAGAAAAAAACATTTCAGATTTGATAAAAAATTGTACAAGGAACTGCTTGGACAGGGACTTTCTATGGGATTTATGATTGCAATTGTACTTATGGGAACGCTTATTTTACAGTATGCGATAAATGGGTTTGGATACTTGATTATCGCTGGACATACTTCGGCAAGAAAACTTATGGGATTTTGCAACATTCCGCTAACTACAATAGCACTCGCACTTGCAACTTTCGTTTCCCAAAATAAAGGTGCAAACAAAGTAGACAGAATCCGAAAAGGCGTATTTTACGCTAATATGATAGATATAATTTTTGCAATTGGAATCACAATTTTTGTATATTTATTTTCCAAAAATATGATTCACCTAATGTCTGGCTCAAACTCTGAAGTAGTCCTTTACAACGGTTCAACCTACCTAAAAATAGCCTCACCATTTTTCACAATATTAGGCGTTTTATTCAACTTAAGATACGCTCTACAAGCTCTAGGAGAAAAAGTAATCCCTCTAGTTTCCAGTATAATCGAATTTTTTGGGAAAATAATTTTCGTAATTTTTATTGTGCCAAAGTTGGGTTATTTTGGTGTGATGATTTGTGAGCCGCTGATTTGGATTGTGATGACGGGACAGTTGGCTTGGGCATTTTATGGGAATGGGTATATTAGAAAAATGAAATAA
- a CDS encoding RluA family pseudouridine synthase, producing MKKFRIEKEHQRMKISQYLREVQNYSGRSLRNVEVFLNGKQVRLTKKLPSHGNLRVVEKKKGTDIKPIKLPLDIIFEDEDILVVNKEPFLLTHPTQKKADFTLANGIVNHFLEKYGEVRVPRFYNRLDMNTSGLIIIAKNSFAQAFLQNFSIFEKKYLAIVDGIIDDEEISRIKDELAKDEENHKIQDFEKENLKAEVEKVRKVGKIENEEFEEKQNFEKDEKNKIIIERRIFRDGDNLERIIDEKGQYAKTAVKVLKTYHEKNVTLVECELFTGRTHQIRVHLKSIGHTIIGDELYGNGLNKELGINRQFLHAYKVKFTHPASKKEVELEIPMFTDMKEFLEK from the coding sequence ATGAAAAAATTTAGGATAGAAAAGGAACATCAGAGGATGAAAATCTCGCAGTATTTGCGGGAAGTACAGAATTATTCGGGAAGAAGTTTGAGAAATGTGGAAGTTTTTTTGAATGGAAAGCAGGTAAGATTAACTAAGAAATTGCCGTCACACGGAAATTTGAGAGTTGTGGAGAAGAAAAAGGGGACGGACATTAAGCCTATTAAATTGCCACTTGATATTATTTTTGAAGATGAAGATATTTTGGTTGTGAATAAAGAGCCATTTTTATTGACACATCCGACACAGAAAAAAGCTGATTTTACACTTGCGAACGGAATCGTAAATCATTTTTTGGAAAAATATGGTGAAGTTCGAGTGCCACGATTTTACAACAGGCTCGATATGAATACATCTGGACTGATTATTATTGCCAAAAACAGTTTTGCACAGGCATTTTTACAAAATTTTTCGATTTTTGAGAAAAAATATTTGGCGATTGTGGATGGAATTATTGATGATGAGGAAATTTCTAGAATTAAAGATGAATTGGCAAAAGATGAGGAAAATCATAAAATTCAGGATTTTGAGAAAGAAAATTTGAAAGCTGAAGTTGAAAAAGTTAGAAAAGTTGGAAAAATTGAGAATGAAGAATTTGAGGAGAAGCAAAATTTTGAAAAAGATGAAAAAAATAAAATAATTATCGAAAGACGGATTTTTCGAGATGGTGATAATTTGGAGAGAATTATTGACGAGAAAGGTCAGTATGCGAAAACGGCTGTAAAAGTGTTGAAAACTTATCATGAAAAAAATGTGACGCTTGTGGAATGTGAGCTTTTTACAGGAAGAACGCACCAAATTCGTGTGCATTTGAAATCCATCGGACACACAATTATAGGAGACGAACTTTATGGAAATGGCTTAAATAAAGAACTTGGAATAAATAGACAATTTTTGCACGCCTACAAGGTAAAATTTACACATCCTGCAAGCAAAAAGGAAGTTGAACTGGAAATACCAATGTTTACAGATATGAAAGAGTTTTTAGAAAAATAG
- a CDS encoding thiamine diphosphokinase, translating to MEKKYVIFLNGEYKYSQEFMDKLVSENAVCFCADGGANFAFKYGKMPEMIIGDLDSIEKKVLEYYKSKNILIKKFPKDKDFTDFELILKEINKISENKNFVEKIFVVGGLGKRIDMTLSNLFIMEKYKNLVFLQENEEIFYAEKSFVLKNKKECEFSIIPISEKVEKLTLKGFKFETDKIDVKRESSRLVSNVILENEASVEFKNGKLIIILKNNNKNLLY from the coding sequence ATGGAGAAAAAATATGTAATTTTTTTAAATGGTGAATATAAGTATTCGCAGGAATTTATGGATAAATTAGTTTCGGAAAATGCAGTTTGCTTTTGTGCAGATGGCGGAGCGAATTTTGCCTTTAAATATGGAAAAATGCCAGAAATGATTATTGGAGATCTGGATTCGATTGAGAAAAAAGTTTTGGAATATTATAAAAGTAAAAATATTTTGATAAAAAAATTCCCAAAAGACAAGGATTTTACAGATTTTGAGCTGATTTTGAAAGAAATTAATAAAATTTCGGAAAATAAGAATTTTGTTGAGAAAATATTTGTTGTTGGTGGGCTTGGGAAACGAATTGATATGACTTTGAGCAATTTATTCATAATGGAAAAGTATAAAAATCTTGTTTTTTTGCAGGAAAATGAAGAAATTTTTTATGCAGAAAAATCTTTTGTCCTAAAAAATAAAAAGGAATGTGAATTTTCAATCATTCCAATTAGTGAAAAAGTTGAAAAATTAACCTTGAAGGGCTTTAAATTTGAAACAGATAAAATTGATGTGAAAAGGGAAAGCTCCAGACTTGTGAGCAATGTTATTCTTGAAAATGAGGCTAGCGTGGAATTTAAAAATGGGAAACTGATAATTATTTTGAAAAATAATAATAAAAATCTTTTATACTAA